One Echeneis naucrates chromosome 4, fEcheNa1.1, whole genome shotgun sequence genomic window, GAAATTGACAATATAACGGGGTCATTTGTAACATCTGTTGCTGGATCACATGTAAATAACAGTGCAGCTTCAATTTACATTCTACAGGGATATAGGGCAGAaacgtgcacgcacacacgcctTACACCCACAGGCTGTCCGGGGCCTGGCCACGTCAAAATATGCAGTAAGAGTGCACAGCACAGGGCTGTGACACTCCACAATGTCAGATAcggggtgggtggtggtgggggggttatcCTGGTGCCGGGTGTGGAAGATATAAAATCCCACAGCCCAATTAGCTTTAACAGCAGTGGCACTTAAAGAGACAATTGTGGAGTGTTTAAATCTTTATTTACCAGAACCCCACTAAATGCGCAATGGAACAATTTACATGCCATTAAGTGCTTTTCAATAGGGCATTGACTGGAACTAAAATATGCCACTATATCTGCTTAATTGAACTGTTCGCTGAAATACGGCACAGAAGAGCTGATTGACGTTTGGAAGCGGAGCACGTCTAAACAGGCCTTTACACAAACATCAATGAGAGGGGACCTCTCACTCACATCTGTTTTAACCCCACTGCGACGCCCCTCGTTTCATTTACGTTCTATTAACTATTAACCATTAACCAAGTGTTAAAGCGTTTAAAAAAAGGGGcgaggatggggggggggcacattaCGGTTTAATCTTTGAGCAATAAAAATCAGGATGAACCAAAGACATTAGCCAAACCGGAAAGAAGGCTCTTCAGAgtgtctcactgtgtctctcacCCAAAAGAAAGGATGTCCAGTCCTTTCGGGTATCTTGTCGCAAAAAGCCTAAATAGACCATGCTGTCCAAAAGTCTGAGCTCTCATCCCACCTTTGACTTTTAGACTCCACAGTACAACCTCACAAAGCTCCAGATATAAAGTCTCCTCGCTACAGAATATCTAAACAAGCTTTGGAGACAAGATATCCCCGAGTGCAGAGGAGACAACACAGGCCAGAGAAAGacacatctgtttgtgtctgtctttgagatCTAAATCGATCATTTATTAGTACGCTGCTCTGAAAGGGGACCCCTGGACCTGAAATATTGATCCATAGGAGGTCATGCTCTCTCGACTCTTTGGGCAGGCCTCAGACAATCCTCGTTTGCGACAATTGCGCATATTTGACAGGGGGAGTGCCAAAGTATTGTATGAAGTTTGATATAAAGTCAAATGGAGTATTTTGAGCGTTATATCACAGCGTAGATTTGTTTTAGTCTCAAAGCAACTGCAACATGCAATGCAATCTTGCCACATTCTGCTTTGATTTCCTTTGTTTGGGGTGTTGATGTTTAGTGTGAGTGAGGGAGACAGTGGAGTGTGTGTCCATGCTGGATCTGTGCGTAAAGGTGCTCCACTGTGCGCGTAAAAACACCAGTTCTGCTTTTGGGAGATGCCACCACTCTTTTGTTTATAACTCCTCTGTTGTTGCACAGCGTCTGTTTATACTGTCATGGATTGTAGCATCAATCAAAATATAGATTTCCACCCAACATTTAACACCCCAACTGTCATGATGAAGTTTTACTCGATACAATCGACTAATAACTTCTAGTAATGTCTGTTTGAGCAGGTATTGACAGTCTCGCCACATTGACTTCTAATTGATCCCTCCACATCACTCAGGTTGGGAGCTGTCTCCTCACTCACCTGCAAGCCTGAGCGCTGACATCCGCTGGAACTCCGGCTCCTGGAGCCACTTCCACATCCTCCTGAACGTCTCCCGGCCAGACTTGAGTTTACTCCACGGTTTAGGATTCCGCAGCAGGTCTGACAGAGTTCCCTGGGATCGGCACAAGATCCTCTGAGCAAAGATGGCCTGGGGGATGCTGTAGCGCTTGAGCTCTGCCGTTATTCGCTGTGCCACCTCCTTGGTGTTTATCTCCTCCACCTGCCCCGACCCCCCTCCCTGCCCGCCTCCCACCACCGTCTGCCTGTCCCGGTCTGACAGCATGGACCCGTTTGCCTGAGAGTGCGGATGACTGTGATGGTGTATGCCGTTCAAAGACGTCATGAGCCCGGCCCCGTGGCCCCCGAGACCCCGGGCCAGGTGCTCCTCGCCCCGGGACAGCATAGCTGCGTGGGACTCGAAGCCCCCCGAAGAGAGCATCTTGTCATTGGAGAGGTGAGCTCCTGGACCGTATGCGCTGAGAGTCTGCTGGGAGCTGTGCAAAGACCCGAGACCGTTAGACAGGGGGGACAGAGGCTGCCCCATGGCGGACATGTCTTTGGGGTAGTGGCCATAGAGGTTACTCATGGAGGCGAGGCTTCGGTCGTCCCTCATCAGCGTGAAGCTGCCGCTGACGTTCCCGGCCGCGAGTCGCTGGTGCGCCGGATGGTGGTGAGCATGTGGGTGTGGATGGTGAAATTTCTCCGAGACGGTGGATATGGGGGGCAGGTGCTGCAGCGGCGTCAGCGTGGTGTAGGTGCTGCTCAGGCTCATCCCGGAGTCGCACGACATGGTCATGGCCGGATGCAGGGGGCCAGACAATGCGTGGTCTGTGCGGTAGTCCCCGGCTCCCTCCAGTATGGAGGCCATGCTGGACACCATGGCTGACCGTCCGTGCGACACCAAGTTCCGATGCGACGCCGACGACTGGCGCGCGTGTGGGGAGTTCATTAAGTCGCTCGTTTGATGGGAGTGAGACACACCGTGCAGATTTCCAATGTTTTCCATTGTAAGCTCCATTGTTGGACGAATCTTTATTTCCACCCCTCTCGccactctcgctctctccctcgcttctctccccctctctctctctcactgtcgCTCTATCTCACACTCCTTTCCAATAAATTTTGAACGATTTCAAAGCCGAGCCATTGATTGTAGTTGCCTCTCTGCAGTCAATCCAGCATGGTTTTAAAAGATCGGGTCCCGGCCGCCACACAAACTGAGAACCGCAAACCTCTGCTCAGTGCGTGAAGGTGTCTGCGCCTCCCTGGCTTTCTTTTCGCTGTAGAGCACCTTCTACTATACCCaaagctctgctctgctctctgtgtgtatattGACGTGCCCGCGCTCATGTCGGGATGAGATCGAGCCTGTGCGCATGTGCGCGCCCCCGAGGTCTATGATCGCTCTCGCGCATTCTGTCAGGGGCCGGTCTGACGTCACTTGCCCCTAATGTCATGGGTTGTTCGTGTCGCAAACTGAACCTCGGATTCCTGAAAAAGATTGCATTAGACACTTGTGAGATAAAACACAGAAGTGCAATCCTTTGCAGCGTGTGCAACGTTTGCACTCAGATGGATAAGGAGGACTCGCTCCTCATTTTCTCTGATAAAACCGTTTGACACGGCGCCAGCAACACATGTGATGTCTCTGTTGAAAGTTAAATATTAATTGGCATGTATCAGATCAGGCCACGAGTGTAATGAGAGAGCCGCAACTTATCTCGGAGAGGAGGTCATAGCTTACAGCCTCCGCTTTTTGTTTTCGATCTTTATTCAGAGGCTAAATTGAAGATGCACATTctcctgaatgtgctgaaagtgTCCAGCTCTTTCAGAGCTGAAAACTTGACCATCGCTCGCCTGGATGACAACAATTCAAATTATATCTGCATCAGTTTTTCCcaaaatcaaatgtttcttGCCAATAAGCTTtcactggtcttttttttttctcttacgagccgcatttttttttttcatcttcacaaAATATTGCTGAATAAATCGGTTGAGTTTCAGCTCATTATAGCTTCTAATGCTTCGACCGCCATTTGCAACTTTGACCCGGCCTGGAAAATCAAACTCTCCGCCATCTCAACTTTCACACGGCCAACACTTCATGCTGCAAAAACTTCTGCATGAAACTTGCTGCTGGCTGACGTCAATCCTGGTCAGCAATCCATCACCGTCAGATGCTTATGGATCAGGAGATACATCGATAGGTTGGTGCCTATAGCTGCATGTTAGATGGAGGCACTGGATTTTGTGAAAGGCTTGAacgacaataacaacaacaacattaagTCGTGTGTATTTGGCGGAAATTGAAGGTTGTCAGAATAgtcctcagcctcctccaaACATTAACgctaaaaaaatctatttttattgcCGGTATTTCCTTTCATACATGGTGGACACAATAACACGGACACCTGTACAATGTGGAATTCAATTACACACAACCAAGAGTCAAATATTCAATTAACACCGACAGTGCTGCAACAATCCTGTTGTTTAGTGAACTGCTTTGTGAGAGTATTGAGTTACTTTAGAGGGTgttcatgtttctgtctctAAATGTACCTCCTGACACGTCCTGAGCAAAATCTCCTCAGTTTCACAAAAAGTCTACGGATGACATCATTGGATTGCAGACTTTAGTACGTTGCATCGTGTCCAGCCCGagtgtgtgcagttgtgttaAAGGTGACAGGTGTCACATgaggaaacatggaaaaaatCACGTCAAcgcccctctgtgtgtgtgtgtgtgtgtgtctccttccTTCAGTGGCTCCTAACTGTGGCATTTATACCAACGTTATGTAAAATGAGGCCATTAGTGTTTCGAGCAAGAGCTGGGAAAAATAGTCTAACAATCCGGGAAGTGGCATCACTAATCATTTGCAAATTGCATAAAATAATTTCCCTGACCACTGTTTACCAACAGCGAGGTCACGGCCATCCATAACGTCCCTGATAAATAGTGATATCAGTGGCCTTGGCACACAGCTCCTCTCCCCCAAAATAATGACCCTAAAAACTGTGTCTCTGCTGATTGCCAACGAGGGATGGTGGCTTTTGGCTTGTGCCATCAGGAGAACAGCAGCGTCCGCTTGGGTTAATGTCCCTGTATTGATCCCAGCAACCACTGCTATCGAAAATGAATTACCGAAGCCCGCACAGCAGCGAATCCGTCATCTGTGCTCAGCCAGCCGGCCAGAGCAGCTTATTGGTCGCGGTGGTGATGGATGTTAACTTTCATTGCTGGCTCCTTGCTCCTAATTCACCAGGGTTTACAACCCAAAAACAACGCACTGAAAAGTTTTATTCTTTTACCAAGAACTTGTAAACTTCATCACAGACCCTCcgtctttttatatattttgggGGCCCGACTTGCTCCATGCGAGGTCACTGGTAGGCAGATTAAAGCCAGCAGGCTCTGTGGCGGAGCTGATCACTGTATTTTTCCATTCCTCAAtcgatgttttttttttttttcctttggtttcAAGCAGCTCAGTCAAATTGTTCATAGCCAAAACCATAATAAAATTTGAATGCAAAGTAAACCTAgctaccaccccccccccccatatatatttatatatatatgtataaa contains:
- the onecut3a gene encoding hepatocyte nuclear factor 6, whose translation is MELTMENIGNLHGVSHSHQTSDLMNSPHARQSSASHRNLVSHGRSAMVSSMASILEGAGDYRTDHALSGPLHPAMTMSCDSGMSLSSTYTTLTPLQHLPPISTVSEKFHHPHPHAHHHPAHQRLAAGNVSGSFTLMRDDRSLASMSNLYGHYPKDMSAMGQPLSPLSNGLGSLHSSQQTLSAYGPGAHLSNDKMLSSGGFESHAAMLSRGEEHLARGLGGHGAGLMTSLNGIHHHSHPHSQANGSMLSDRDRQTVVGGGQGGGSGQVEEINTKEVAQRITAELKRYSIPQAIFAQRILCRSQGTLSDLLRNPKPWSKLKSGRETFRRMWKWLQEPEFQRMSALRLAACKRKEQEQHKDRNTAPKKQRLVFTDLQRRTLIAIFKENKRPSKEMQITISQQLGLELSTVSNFFMNARRRCVDRWHDDHGTSPGQPGTSATTFSKA